Proteins encoded within one genomic window of Lynx canadensis isolate LIC74 chromosome B2, mLynCan4.pri.v2, whole genome shotgun sequence:
- the CLDN20 gene encoding claudin-20 translates to MASAGLQLLAFVLALSGVSGVLTATLLPNWKVNVDSGSNIITAVVQLQGLWMDCTWYSTGMFSCTLKYSILSLPIHVQAARATMVLACVLSALGICTSTVGMKCTRLGGDGDTKSHASFAGGVCFMAAGVSGLIPTVWYTKEIIANFLDLTVPESNKHEPGGAVYLGFISAALLFVSGMIFCTSCMKKAPEAWLFAAKQRHTSATQPEGSSAYNLKDYV, encoded by the coding sequence ATGGCATCCGCGGGTCTCCAGCTCCTGGCTTTCGTCCTGGCTCTATCTGGGGTGTCTGGAGTGCTCACGGCCACTCTGCTGCCCAACTGGAAGGTGAACGTGGATTCGGGCTCCAACATCATCACGGCTGTCGTGCAGCTGCAGGGGCTGTGGATGGACTGCACGTGGTACAGCACCGGGATGTTCAGCTGCACCCTTAAGTACTccattctgtccctccccatccaCGTGCAGGCCGCACGGGCCACCATGGTCCTGGCCTGTGTCCTGTCCGCGTTGGGGATCTGCACTTCCACAGTGGGGATGAAATGCACTCGCTTAGGAGGGGATGGAGACACAAAGAGCCACGCTTCTTTTGCCGGAGGAGTCTGCTTCATGGCTGCAGGGGTCTCTGGTTTAATCCCAACCGTGTGGTACACAAAGGAGATCATAGCAAACTTCCTGGACCTGACGGTTCCAGAAAGCAACAAACATGAGCCCGGAGGCGCCGTCTACCTCGGATTCATTTCGGCCGCGCTGTTGTTCGTCTCCGGCATGATTTTCTGCACTTCCTGTATGAAAAAGGCTCCGGAAGCTTGGCTCTTTGCAGCCAAGCAGCGGCATACCTCCGCCACGCAGCCAGAGGGCAGCTCCGCGTACAACCTCAAAGATTACGTGTAA